From the genome of Faecalibacterium prausnitzii:
GCCGGCCTCGTTGGCCACGATCATCCGGTTCTCGCCCAGGATGCGGTTGGTCAGGCTGGACTTGCCCACGTTGGGGCGGCCAATGATGGCGACCGGGATGCGGTCCTCCTCCACCACGGTCTCGCTGAAATCCAGATGGGCGCAGACGGCATCCAGCAGGTCGCCGGTGCCGTGGCCGTGGACGGACGAGATGGGCATGACTTCCTCAAAGCCCAGGTTGTAGAACTCGTACAGCTCCATGGGGGCCTCGCCGACATTGTCGCACTTGTTGACGGCCAGGATGACCGGCTTGTGGCTGCGGCGGAGCATGTGGGCCACGTCCTCGTCGGCAGCGGTCAGGCCGTTGCGGACATCCACCACCATGATGATGCAGTCGGCGGTGTCGATGGCGATCTGTGCCTGCTCCCGCATGTGGGCCAGGATGCCCTCGGTGGCCTTCGGCTCGATGCCGCCGGTGTCCACCAGCAGGAAATCGTGGCCGTTCCACTCGCAGTTGGCAAAGATGCGGTCGCGGGTGATGCCGGGGGTATCCTCGACGATGGCCAGACGCTGGCCGCACAGTTTATTGAACAGGGTGGATTTGCCCACGTTGGGGCGGCCCACGACTGCTACGATCGGTTTGCTCATGGGGGTTCCTCCTTTCAGAGTAGTCTCTTATCTCTTATCTCAATGTCTTCTTCTCGAAATATGCAGGCCGCTGCGGAGCAGGGCGCGGGCTTCGTCGCCGCCGCTGACGGGCAGCACCTCTACCTTGACGCCCAGCCGCTCGCCCAGCTGCGCAATGGTCACATCGTCCAGGAAGGTATCCTTCTCTTCCCGCAGCATGACGGCCGGGATGCCCAGCGTCCCGCTCTTCAGGCGGCCCTCGCACTGGGCGATGATGTCGGTGGCCGTCACAAGACCGGCCACGCCGACATTGCCGCCAAAGAACTTATTCTGGATGGTGTGGACCGTGACCTCGATCATCGGGTACTGGCGGTGAAGCTCGTCCATCATCTCACAGATGAGGGGGGATGCCATGGTGCCCGTGACCACATCCAGCTGCTTGGTGCCGTAGATGCGGTGAGGCTTTTCCAGCTCGGCCAGAAACTCTTCGCGGAACAGGCTCATCATGCCCACGCCGTTTTCCAGCTGGTCGTAGTCCTCATAGAACTCCGGCGGCGGGATGGGCCGCCCTGCCTTGAGATACCACTCGTCGCTGGGGTAGATGATCCGCTTGCCGTGGCGACGCTTGCACTCATCGCCGAACGCTTCCAGAATGTCGATGACAGCAGCACTCGTCTCGGCGTCGTAGGGCACCTGCGGGTAGAGGTTCTTGCGGTAGTCCGTCACGCCGCAGGGCACGGCGGCTATGCTCTGCACCATAGGGGTCAGTTCCAACAAGTCGGTCAGAGTGCGGCGCAGCTCATCGCCGTCGTTGATGCCCCGGCAGAGCACCAGCTGGCAGTTGATGGCGATGCCGCCCTGCACCAGGCGGGGCAGGTATTGAAGCACCTCGCCGCCGCGCCGGTTGGCCAGCATCCGGACGCGGAGCTGGGGGTTGGTGGTGTGGACCGAAATGTTGATCGGCGAGATGTGCATCTTGATGATGCGGTCGATCTCATGGTCCTGCATGTTCGTCATGGTGATATAGTTGCCGAACAGAAAGGACAGGCGCTCGTCGTCGTCCTTGAAGTAAAGGCTCTCGCGCATACCGGGGGGCATCTGGTCGATGAAGCAGAACATGCAGTGGTTGGAGCAGGTGTGCTTCTCGTCGCCGAGGTAGGTGTGGAAATCGCAGCCAAAGGGGCCGCGCTCCTCCCGGCTGACATCCCATTCCCGGATGCCGTCCGCCACCTTTGCCTTCAGGTGAAAGCTCCTGCTGTCGGTATAAAAATCGTAGTCCAGCGTATCGTTCAGTTCATTGTCGTCCACGCTCAGCAGCTCGTCGCCGGGCTGCAGGCCCAGCGCCTGGGCCTCGCTCCCCTCTTCAACGCGCTCGATCTTGATCGCCACTCTGCTTCACCTGCCGTTTCTGCTTCCGGCCAAACGACCGAATCACAAATTTTCCGTACGTTCGTCTCAATTCAGTTCCATCAGACTTCATCCGACTGCCAATGGCTCCCACTTTGGGGGAGCTGGCGCGAAGCGCCTGAGAGGGTTGGACAAAAGAAGAAGGGGAAGGCATTGCGCCATCCCCTTCTCAACATAACACCAATGTGCCACCAATTTTGCGCAAATTAGGCCTTCTTGATGACTTCCTCGCCCTTGTAGTAACCGCAGTTGCCACATGCCTGGTGGGGGAGCTTCAGAGAGCCACAGTTGCTGCACTTGACCAGTGCAGGGGCCTCCAGCTTCCAAACATTGCTGCGACGCTTGTCGCGGCGGGCCTTGGAAAGATGTCTCTTAGGTACTGCCATATTTTTGCACCTCCTTGATGGGTTTCTCAGTTCAGCAGTGATTTGAGGATCGCGAGCCTTGCGTCAGCGGGAGCAGTCTCCTCTTCCTCTGGCGGGCAGACACACTCTGCCTTCTTCTTGCCGCAGCGAGGGCATAACCCCGCGCAGTCCGGGCTGCACAGCAGCACCGTCGGGATCTGGAACAGGAACTCCTGGGCCAGCCATTCGTCCACATCCAGATGGCCTTTTTCGTCCAGCGGAAGATCGAAATCCGGGTCGTCCAGATCTCGCTCCTTTGCCGTCCACTCCGCTTCGACCGCCTCTTCCCGTTCGACCGGGTCCAGGCAGCGGGCGCACTCTCCGTGCACCAATGCTTTTGCCCGCAGTGTCATCCGGACTTCGTCGCCGTCCGTTTCTGCATCAAAGCAGGCGGTCACAGGCTGTTCGATCCTTGCGCCGGCAAAATCCCTGGCAGACAAATCACAGGGAAACTCTGCATGGTAGGGCTTCGTGCCGGTCGCGATAAACTTTCTCAGGTCAAATTGCATAGTACACCTCATAAAAGGCTGCTTTGTTAGTATAGCGCCAAAGCGTTCCTTTGTCAACACCAAAACAGGCAGAAAACCGAAAAAATTTCAAATTTTCCGGTTTCCTGCCCGCTTGGATGGTTTCCGTTCAGAAAATCACAGGTACTTCTTGACGTTGTGGGGCAGCTCGGCCTCGTCTGCGCTGACGGTGACGACGACGCGGACGGAATCACCGGCGATGGCAGCGATCTCGTCCAGCACCACGCCCAGGCGGTTGATGTCGTGGTTCAGCACCTTCAGGATGCCGTCGATGTACAGATCAGTGATGTCGTAGTTGCTTGCCATCAGGCCTGCGATAAAACCATACAGCATCTCGCCGCCGGAGATCTTGTACTCGTCCAGATCGATCAGGCGAGCAGCAGGAGCGATGTCATAGGTGAGCTTCATGCCCTTTTCGACAACGACGACGTTGCCCTTGGAGGTCTTGACCGAATCATTGATCATGTCGATCATTGCTTTGGTCTTACCGGAGCCCTTTGCACCAACAATCAGTTTAATCATAGTTCTGTCCTCCTGTATTTTCCACGCCTTGCGGCGGGAGATCATTTATTTTCCAGCTTACTTCAGCTTTGCTTCCAGCTCGGCGGTCAGGTTCTCGTAACCCGGCTTGCCCAGCAGTGCGAACATGTTCTTCTTGTAGCTCTCAACACCCGGCTGGTTGAAGGGGTTGACGCTCAGCAGGTAGCCGCTGCAGGCGCAGGCACGCCAGAAGAAGTAGATCAGATACCCCACATTATAAGCAGTCAGGTCGTCCACCTCGATCACGACCTCCGGCACACCGCCGTCGGTGTGGGCCAGGATGGTGCCTTCCATCGCCTTGCGGTTGACCACGCTCATGTTCTGGTCAGCCAGGAAGTTCAGGCCGTCGAAGTTGCCCTCCAGCTTCTCGATGAAGAGATCCTGTGCAGGCTTTTTGACATCGACGATGGTCTCAAACATGAGGCGGGCACCCTCCTGGATGAACTGACCCATGGAGTGCAGGTCGGTGGAGAAGATGCAGCTTGCGGGGAACAGACCCTTGTTGTCCTTGCCTTCGCTCTCGCCGAACAGCTGCTTGTACCACTCGTTCATCAGGGTAAAGTTCGGCTCATAGCACTCCAGGATCTCCACAGCCTTGCCCTTGCGGTACAGGATGTTGCGGATGGCGGCGTACTTATAAGCGTCGTTGTCCTCGCTCAGGACGGAGAAGCGCTCCATGGCGCCGGCAGCGCCCTTCATCAGTTCGTCGATGTCGATCCCGGCAGCGGCGATGGGCAGCAGGCCCACAGCGGAAAGGACGGAGTAGCGGCCGCCGACGTCGTCGGGAACGACGAAGGTGGGCCAGCCCTGTGCGTCCGCCAGCTGCTTCAGGGTGCCCTTGGCGCGGTCGGTGGTGGCATAGATGCGCTTGTTGGCCTCTTCCACGCCCATCTCATCTTCCAGCAGCTTGCGCAGCACACGGAAGGCCAGGCTGGTCTCGGTGGTGGTGCCGGACTTGGAGATGACGTTAATGGAGAACTTCTTCCCCTTGCACAGAGCGATGATATCGTTCAGGTAGGTGGGGCTGATGCTGTTGCCGCAGAAGTAGATCTTCAGGCCGTTCTCGATCTCGTTGTGGTACAGGCCCTTGACGGCCTCGATCACAGCGCGGGCACCCAGATAGCTGCCGCCGATGCCGGCCACGACCAGCACTTCGGAGTCCTCACGGATCTTCTGCGCTGCTTCCTTGATGCGGGCGAACTCTTCCTTGTCGTAATCGCGGGGCAGATACATCCAGCCCAGGAAGTCATTGCCGGGGCCATTCTTGGCTTCCAGCTGCCGGTGTGCGGCCTCCACCTGGGGATAGATGGCCTTATATTCCTCTTCGTTGATAAAACCGGAGAGGTGCTTTGTATTCAGAACGACACTCATTCTCTCAGAACCTCCAAACATTTTGCCGGGCACGTTGCCCTGCGAGGGTTTATCTTGGTATAAGTGTACCGTTCCAACGCCGCAAAGTCAAGGCCAAAATCCCAGGATTTCATACAATTTTAATAGTGTTCTTTTGGTCGTCCCGACATCTTTTGTTCAGCCCCGCCAAAGCCGATTTGCCGAAGCGAACCGCTTTTGGGCGCTGTTGTGTTTCTTTTGCGCTTCACGCGCCCAGCAGGCTCTGCCACAGCAGCTCCATTGCGCCGCCAAAGGTCAGCCGCGGCGCATCCGCAGCAGACTTCACCTCGGCCTCGGCCAGCAGTGTTTCGCCCGCATAAACTGCGGCCGTGCCCACCGTCTGCCCCCGCTCCACGGGCGCTTCCAGTGTTTCGGGCAGGGTCAGCTCGGTGCGCAGGTCGGCCCCGGCCCCCTTTTCCAGCAGCACGGTCTGGGGCAGGGCGCTGTAATCCAGCGGCACCGTCTGTTCCGTGCTTCCCTTTACGGTCAGCTCCAGCGGGCGGTCCGGCAGCTGCGGCACCGGAACGGCCGCATAGGCTGCGAACCCATAGTCCAGCAGGGCCGTCGCGGCCTGGAACCGCTCGGCGCTGGACGGCGCACCCAGGATGACCGCGATGAGGGTCAGCCCATCCCGCGTGGCGCTGGCCGAGATGCAGACCCCTGCCCCACCGGTGGTGCCGGTCTTGAGCCCTGTGATGCCGCTGTATCGCTTGAGCAGCTTGTTCGTGTTCACAAGCTGGGTCTGGCCGTTGCGCAGGCTGTCGGTCCAGATCCCCGTATAATGCAGGATCTCCGGGCAGGTGTTCAGGATGTAGCAGCTCAGCGCCGCCACATCCCGCGCGGTGGAAAGATGCCCCTCGGCGTCCAGCCCGCAGGCGTTCCGGAACGAGGTATTTTGCAGCCCCAGTTCGGCGGCGCGGGCGTTCATCTGTTCCACAAAGACCGGTTCGCTCCCGCCCACCAGTTCCGCCACGGCCACCGCAGCGTCGTTGGCAGAGGAAACGCAGATGGCCCGCAGCATCTCATCCAGCGTGAACTGCTCCCCCGGTTCGAGCCAGATCTGGCTCCCGCCCATGTGGTAGGCATGTTCGCTGACCGGCACCGGCGTGTCCAGCGTGAGTTTTCCACCGTGGACGGCTTCAAAGGTGAGAAGCAGAGTCATCAGCTTGGTGATGGACGCGATGGGCACCCGCTCGTCGGCGTTCTTCTCATAGAGCACCCGGCCGCTCGCCGGTTCGATGAGGACGGCAGCGCGGCAGGGCAGCGACAGGCTGTCTGCCGGGGCGGCGGTCTGTGCAGCCGGGGCATCCGCCGCAGCGGCCTGTGCCGGGGCTTCCGTTTTCACCGCCCGCAATCCCGCGCCCTGCGCCGACCCGAACGCCAGCGCAAACAGCCAGAAACAGAGCACCCCCGCACAGAGCAGGGCCAGATTTTTCCGTTCCATTCCTCGTACCTCCCCGCAGTAAACTCTCTGGTTGCATTCTATGCAAAAAATTCGGGTGGGATGCCCTTTTCTCACGGGGAAAAATCTGCTATAATTAGATGGTTTCTGTTATTTGCAAATGAACTCGCCCTCTCAGTCAAAGCCTGTCGGCTTTGACAGCTCTCCCGAAGGGAGATCCATTGGCAGGCCGGTTTTGAAACTGCTGAACGAACAGGGCTTTTATTGGATCGAACATGTCCGGGCTCCGCGACAGAGGCCAGCATCTGCTGGCAATGAGGACAGGGCCCACTGCGTTCTGACAAATCAGGCCCATGCGAACAGCACAGGTTTCCCGGTGTGCCAAAGGCTCCCACTTTGGGGGAGCTGGCGAGCGAAGCGAGACTGAGAGGGTTTTGTTCCCCATAGAAAGGATATCCCCTCATGCGAGTTTGTTTTTATACCCTTGGCTGCAAGGTCAACCTGAACGAGACCGGGGCCCTGGAACAGATGTTCCGGGGGGCCGGCTTCACCATCGTGCCGGAAGGCGAAGAGGCCGACGTCTTTGTGGTCAACAGCTGCACCGTGACCAACTTCGGCGACCAGAAGAGCCGCAAGTGGCTCCGCCGGGCCAAGCGCGAGAACCCCGGCGCCGTGACGGTGCTTACCGGCTGCTACCCCCAGGCCTTCCCCGAAGAGGCCGCGAATTTTCTGGAAGCAGACCTCGTCTGCGGCAACGGCGACCGCAAGGCCATCCTCGACAATGTGCTCAAGCTGCTGGACGGCCACGAGCGGATCGTCGCCGTCACCCCCCACAAGCGCGGCGAGCGGTTCGAGGAGCTGCCCGTGGAGCGGTTCGAGACGCACACGCGCGCGTTCATTAAAGTAGAGGACGGCTGCAACCGCCAGTGCGCCTACTGCGTCATCCCCCGCGCCCGCGGCCCGGTGCGCAGCCGCGCCGAGGCCAGCATCCTGAACGAGCTGCGCCAGCTGGCCGCTTCCGGCTACCGGGAGGTCGTGCTCAGTGCCATCTCCCTGCCCAGCTACGGCCTCGACACCGGCACCAACCTTGTGGAACTGGTGGAAAAGTGCGCCCAGGTCGAGGGCATCGAGCGCATCCGCCTGGGCAGCCTGGACCCCGACATGCTCACGCCGGAGTTCATCGCCCGGCTTGCCGCAGTGGACAAGCTCTGCCCCCAGTTCCACCTGAGCCTGCAGAGCGGCTGCACGGCCACCCTGCGCCGGATGCGCCGCGTCTACACCGCCGAGCAGTACGCCCAGGTCGTGGCCGACATCCGCGCCGCCTACGGCGACCGGCCCGTCAGCTTCACCACCGACTGCATCTGCGGCTTCCCCGGCGAGACGGTGGAAGACTTTGAGGAGAGCTGCGCCTTCCTGAAGCAGATCGGTTTCCTCAAGGTGCATGTCTTCCCCTACTCCCGCCGCAGCGGCACCCCCGCCTACGATTTCCCCGATCAGGTCCACGAGCGGGAAAAGCAGGAGCGCAGCCGCACCATGAACGCCCTTGCCGAAGAACTCCGCCGGGACGTGCTCACGACGTATGAGGGCATGGAGGACGAGGTGCTGCTCGAAACGGCCCTCAGCGAGACGCTCTTCACCGGCTACACCCGGCTGTATGTGCCGGTGGTGGTCTCGGCCCCCGGCCACAAAAGCGGCGAGATCGTCCGCGTCCGGCTGGGCAACTACGACGGCGAGCGGGTGCGGGCAGTACTTTGCTGAATCTCACCGTTGAAGATCCTTCACCTTTGCCATTTGAGAATTCTTTAACATATTTTGGCGTTTGCTCTTTTCAGGCAGACGTCTTTGTGTTAAAATGAGGATGGAATCCTGGGGCCGGTGCGCCGATTGCAGCGGCGCAGTACCAGCAGGCCCGCAGGAAAGAAAGCCGCAGGGTGCGTTGCAAAGCCGCGCCGCTGCGGGATGTTTTGTATCTGTACAAGGAGAGTTTGGAATGAGCTTTAGAGGAATCAACACGACGGTCATCCAGATCCGCCGCCAGGTGTTCACCGAGGTGGCCCGGATGGCTTATGCCAACGTCAAGGGCGAGCAGGCCAACCACCTGATGCGCAAGATCCCTTACACCATCATCCCCGGTGAGGAGGGCAAGCTGCGCAAGGACATCTTCCTGGAGCGCGCCATCGTTGAGGAGCGCGTCCGCCTGGCCATGGGCCTGCCCACCCGCCGCATGGACGAGCACAACAGCGTCGTTTCCGGTCTGGAAGATGCTTCCATCGCCGATAAGTATTACGATCCCCCGCTGGTGAACGTCATCAAGTTCGCCTGCAACCGCTGCCCCGAAAAGCTGGTCAAGGTCTCCGACCTGTGCCAGGGCTGTCTGGCACACCCCTGCATGGAGGTCTGCCCCAAGAAGGCCATCACCTGGGAGAGCGGCCGTTCCATCATCGATCAGGACAAGTGCATCAAGTGCGGCCGCTGCGTCGGCGTCTGCCCCTACAACGCCATCGTCAAGACCGAGCGTCCCTGCGCTGCGGCCTGCGGCATGGGTGCCATCCACTCCGACGAGCTGGGCCGTGCTGAGATCGACTACAGCAAGTGCGTTTCCTGCGGCCAGTGCCTGGTCAACTGCCCGTTCGGTGCCATTGCCGACAAGGGCCAGATCTATCAGCTGATCCAGGGCTTCAACCGCGGCGACCGCATCTACGCTCTGGTGGCTCCCGCCTTCATCAACCAGTTCCCCAGCCTGGCCTCCACCGGCAAGCTCAAGGCGGCCCTGAAGGCCATCGGCTTCTACGACGTGGTCGAAGTTGCCATTGGTGCCGACCTGTGCACCGTGGACGAGGCCCACGACTTCCTCAAAGAAGTGCCTGCCGAGTTGAACTTCATGGCGACCTCCTGCTGCCCGGCCTGGAGCATGATGGCTAAGACTGCCTTCCCCGATCTGGCCAAGAACATCTCCATGACCATGACCCCCATGGTCTTCACCGCCCGTATGATGAAGCAGAAGGACCCCACCGCCCGCATGTGCTTCATCGGACCCTGCGCCGCCAAGAAGCTGGAGGCTTCCCGCCGCACCGTCCGCAGCGATGTGGACTTCGTGCTGACCTTTGAGGAGCTGGCCGGCATCATCGAGGCCAAGGACATCGACACCAGCCTGCTGGAGGTCGATGAGAACGAAGCAGCCCTCTGCTCCGCTTCTTCCGCTGGCCGCGGCTTTGCACAGTCCGGCGGCGTGGCCAAGGCCGTTGCCGACAAGATCAAGGAGTGGAACCCCGACATGGAGGTCAAGATCGCATCTGCACAGGGCCTGGCCGAGTGCAAGAAGCTGCTGATGATGGCCAAGGCCGGCAAGTACAACGGCTACCTGCTCGAAGGCATGGGCTGCCCCGGCGGCTGCATCGGCGGCGCCGGCACCATTGCCGACCCGGCCCGTACTGCCATCCAGCTGAACAAGTACGTCAAGGAAGCGCCCTTCACGGACCCGGAGCAGAGCCCCTACATGGACGAGATCCATGTCCTGAAGGACGACCCCAACTTTGAGATTTAAGCATTGAACCTCTCCGTCATCGCTGCGCGATGCCAAAGGCTCTCCGATCAGGCGGGCTGTCGAGCGCATGCGAGACGGAGAAGTCGTGCAGAGCAGCCGCTTATCGTGACCGATAGGCGGTTGTTTTGTTTGGGTTGACATTTTGCTTCGTCTATGATATTTTAGCGGTGACAAACCGGTGAAAAAATTTTTTGTACCGGTCCATGGGCCGCCTCTGCGGCGAAAGAAAGGCGATTTGTAGTATGACGACATTCCTGAAACGTTCCGGCGCAGCGCTGCTCTCGCTGGTGCTGCTGTGTGTGCTGGCCATGGGTGCCGGTGCTGCGTCCAGCCAGACGGTGGGCGTCAAATTCTGGAAGGAACGATCCGATAAGGAATCCATGGCGAACAGCGGCATCGACGCCGACCGCACCGCCACCCTCACCCGGCAGGCCAACGGCACCTATACCCTGACCCTGCCGCTCAAGCAGGTCTCCAAGATGGGCGTCACCGGTTCTCTCTCCGGCCTGACCATCGGCGATGTGACCTATGACGGCACCCTGACCGGCGACTTTGAAAAGAGTACCGCCTCCCTCACCATCAAGAACCTGCCCGCCTCGGTGCTGACCGGCAGCGATGTGAACAAGTCCATCACCGTGACCTGCAACATCCAGATGGATATGGCCCTCCTCGGCGAGATCAACACCACCGCCCGGATGTGCATCTGGAACAAAAAGTGACCGTCTGCCCGACCCAAAAGGTGCTGCCGCACATCGAACCGTGCGGCAGCACCTTTTTGTTGTTGTTACAGGTCCATCTTCCGTTCCACGAAACCGCTGACCATCTCATCCAGCTGAGTCACGGCGTGTTCTGCGCCTTTGGCCAGCTTGCGGGCGGTCCGCTTGACCTGACGCGGGTTCTGATTCATGGCCACGACGCTGGCGGCTCCCAGCGCCGCGCCTGCCGCCATGCCCAGCAGCAGGCCGCTGCCTGCGCTCTGTCTGTGTTCATTTCTCATAAAAATTTCTCCTTTCGTTCCCTGCATTTTTGGCCGCCGAGGGTAGTATTTCCGCCAAAAGAACACACTATACGCTTTTTTTGTCCCGCAAAATGTGGTATACTGTATCATACGCTGATACACCGGGTTTGATACAGGCCCGCTCGATGGCGCGAAGGAGGCCACATTTTTGTTGAAACCAACTGAACCAAAAAAAGTTCTCTGCATCCACGACCTGTCCGGCGTGGGGCGCTGCAGCCTGGCGGTGATCCTGCCGGTGCTGTCGGTCATGGGCGTACAGCCGGTGGCGCTGCCCACCGTGGTGCTCTCCACCCACACCGGGGGCTTCGGCACCCCGGCCCGGATGGACGGTGCCGCCTACGGCATGGCTGCGCTGGAGCATTACCACGACCTGGGGCTGGACTTTGCGTGCATCTACACCGGCTACCTCGGCGGCGAGGAGCAGATCGCACTGGCCGAAAAGGCCTTTGACCTCTGGCCTGCGGCCCGCAAGATTGTGGACCCTGTGATGGGCGACAACGGCCATGCCTATTCCACCGTGACCCCGGCCTTCATCGACCGGATGCGGGAGCTGGCCCGCCGGGCTGACCTCATCCTGCCCAACGCCACCGAGGCTGCGCTGCTGCTGCAAAAGGATGCCGCAGCCGGGCCGCTGGACGACACCGCGGCCCAGGCGCTGGCCGATGAACTGGATGCACTGGCCCCCAATGCCGTCGTCACCGGGCTGCCCATGGGCAAATACATCGGCTGTGCCGGTTCCGGCCAGGACCGCTTTGTCATCCGGAAGCTGCACATCGACCGCAGTTTCCCCGGCACGGGCGACCTGTACGGAGCCGTTCTCATCGGCTCGCTCATCCAGGGCAACGCCCTGAGCGCTGCCGCCGACAACGCCGCTGAGTTCGTCTCGCTGGCCATCCAGAAGACCCCCGCCGACCAGGACACCCGCTTCGGCGTCTGGTTCGAGCCGCTGCTGCCCCGGCTCTGCCCGCAGCGCGAGTTCTGAGGAGGCCGGACGATGAACGAAAAACCGACCCTGAACATCGTGCTGGTGGAGCCGCGCATCCCGCAGAACACGGGCAACGTGGCCCGTACCTGCGCCTGCACCGCCTGCCGCCTGCATCTGGTTGGCCCCATGGGCTTTGCCATTGACGACAAAAAGCTCAAGCATGCCGGGCTGGATTACTGGCACTATCTGGACATCACCTATTACGACGGGCTGGAAGATTTCTTCGCCAAAAACAGCGGCCCGTTCTACTACTTCACCACCAAAGCGCCCCAGCGCTACACCGACGTCGCCTACCCGGACGGGGCCTACCTCGTCTTCGGGCGGGAGGATGCCGGACTGCCGGAGGCCCTGCTGGCCGCCAATCAGGACCACTGCATCCGGATGCCCATGCGGGACACCTGCCGCAGCCTGAACCTGTCCAACAGCGTCGCCGTGGGCGTTTACGAGGTCCTGCGCCAGTGGGATTTCCCGGAGCTGCTGGACCACGGCCACTTACGAGATTATGAATGGAAATGAGGGACATTATGAGCAAGATCGCGATCCTGACCGATTCCTCCTGCGACATCCCGCAGGAGCTGGCCGAGAAATACGGCATTGACATTATGGGCTTCCACATCCTGCTGGATGATGTGGACTACGTGGAGCGGGAGAGCTGCACCAACGCAGAGTTTTACGAGAAAATGCGCGCGGCAAAGGGCATCCCTTCCACCGCCGCCATCACCCCGCTGCAGTTTTGCGAAAAATACTGCCAGTACGTGGACGAAGGCTATACGGACGTCATCCATGTGCCCATCAACCGCTCCGGCTCCTCCACCTACAACAACGCCGTCATGGCGCAGGGGATGCTGCGCGAAGAGCGCCCGGAGCACCACCTGAAGATCCACCTGCTGGACCCTCACACCTATTCCATGCCCTTCGGCTGGTATGTGTGCGAGATGGCCCGCAAGCTGAAGAACGGCGCGGAGATCAGCCACGTCATCCACGAGTTTGAGGCGCAGATGGACAAGATCGAGATCGTCCTCGGCCCCTTCAGCCTCAAGCAGATGAAGAAGAGCGGCCGCATCTCCGCCGCTGCCGCCGTCATGGGTGAGCTGATGGGCATCCGCCCCATCATCACCCTCATCGACGGCAAGACCAAGGTGGAGGCCAAGGTGCGCGGCGACGACAAGGTCGTGCCCGCCATGGTCGAGCTGGCCAAAAAGCGCAGCGAGGGCGTGGAGGACTTCGATTATATGATCGGTCACACCAACATCCCCCAGAAGGACGACCTCATCCGGGCCTGCCGCAAAGCCTTCGGCAAAGACCCGCTCATCGTCTTCTCGCTGGGCGGCGTCGTCTCCGCCAACACCGGCCCCGACACCATCGCGCTGGTCTACGTTGGCCACCCCAGAGGCTGATGTTCCCCCGAAGCTGCCGCATCCCGGCAGCTTCTTTTTTGCAGTTCCGGAAGAAAGGTGCAGGCTTGCCGCTGATTTTCCGCATTTTCCGTTGCAATCCGTCCCAATTTATGCTATACTGCATTTCGTTGTGCGTCCCTGCGCACGGCATCCTTAAAGAGCAACTTAGGATTTTAGGCTCCCCGGCATAACCTCGAAACCATGCTGGGCCAAACCACCGGGGCT
Proteins encoded in this window:
- a CDS encoding 4Fe-4S dicluster domain-containing protein; amino-acid sequence: MSFRGINTTVIQIRRQVFTEVARMAYANVKGEQANHLMRKIPYTIIPGEEGKLRKDIFLERAIVEERVRLAMGLPTRRMDEHNSVVSGLEDASIADKYYDPPLVNVIKFACNRCPEKLVKVSDLCQGCLAHPCMEVCPKKAITWESGRSIIDQDKCIKCGRCVGVCPYNAIVKTERPCAAACGMGAIHSDELGRAEIDYSKCVSCGQCLVNCPFGAIADKGQIYQLIQGFNRGDRIYALVAPAFINQFPSLASTGKLKAALKAIGFYDVVEVAIGADLCTVDEAHDFLKEVPAELNFMATSCCPAWSMMAKTAFPDLAKNISMTMTPMVFTARMMKQKDPTARMCFIGPCAAKKLEASRRTVRSDVDFVLTFEELAGIIEAKDIDTSLLEVDENEAALCSASSAGRGFAQSGGVAKAVADKIKEWNPDMEVKIASAQGLAECKKLLMMAKAGKYNGYLLEGMGCPGGCIGGAGTIADPARTAIQLNKYVKEAPFTDPEQSPYMDEIHVLKDDPNFEI
- a CDS encoding pilin, with amino-acid sequence MTTFLKRSGAALLSLVLLCVLAMGAGAASSQTVGVKFWKERSDKESMANSGIDADRTATLTRQANGTYTLTLPLKQVSKMGVTGSLSGLTIGDVTYDGTLTGDFEKSTASLTIKNLPASVLTGSDVNKSITVTCNIQMDMALLGEINTTARMCIWNKK
- a CDS encoding bifunctional hydroxymethylpyrimidine kinase/phosphomethylpyrimidine kinase, with the protein product MLKPTEPKKVLCIHDLSGVGRCSLAVILPVLSVMGVQPVALPTVVLSTHTGGFGTPARMDGAAYGMAALEHYHDLGLDFACIYTGYLGGEEQIALAEKAFDLWPAARKIVDPVMGDNGHAYSTVTPAFIDRMRELARRADLILPNATEAALLLQKDAAAGPLDDTAAQALADELDALAPNAVVTGLPMGKYIGCAGSGQDRFVIRKLHIDRSFPGTGDLYGAVLIGSLIQGNALSAAADNAAEFVSLAIQKTPADQDTRFGVWFEPLLPRLCPQREF
- a CDS encoding tRNA (cytidine(34)-2'-O)-methyltransferase — encoded protein: MNEKPTLNIVLVEPRIPQNTGNVARTCACTACRLHLVGPMGFAIDDKKLKHAGLDYWHYLDITYYDGLEDFFAKNSGPFYYFTTKAPQRYTDVAYPDGAYLVFGREDAGLPEALLAANQDHCIRMPMRDTCRSLNLSNSVAVGVYEVLRQWDFPELLDHGHLRDYEWK
- a CDS encoding DegV family protein; the encoded protein is MEMRDIMSKIAILTDSSCDIPQELAEKYGIDIMGFHILLDDVDYVERESCTNAEFYEKMRAAKGIPSTAAITPLQFCEKYCQYVDEGYTDVIHVPINRSGSSTYNNAVMAQGMLREERPEHHLKIHLLDPHTYSMPFGWYVCEMARKLKNGAEISHVIHEFEAQMDKIEIVLGPFSLKQMKKSGRISAAAAVMGELMGIRPIITLIDGKTKVEAKVRGDDKVVPAMVELAKKRSEGVEDFDYMIGHTNIPQKDDLIRACRKAFGKDPLIVFSLGGVVSANTGPDTIALVYVGHPRG